The following coding sequences lie in one Alloacidobacterium dinghuense genomic window:
- a CDS encoding ABC transporter permease yields the protein MQAILEDIRYALRQFRKVPGFTATAILTLALGIGATTAIFTLVHAVLLKSLPVVDPNELWRVGDNENCCINGGMEDNWSLFSYDQYKMFRDNNPEFRQMAAFQSGANQISVRRQGSDHPAESFISQLISGNAFETFGINAYAGRLLQPADDQKGAPPVVVMSFRTWQQKFGQDPSVVGSSFIVNGLSYTVIGITPPGYYGERLTAEPASFWFPISSEPHIDGVMTVLDRPDLQWLNIIGRVKPGVNIKQIEPRMQVQLRQWLMSPVSKVEERSKALIPKQTLHLAPGGGGVQRLRDEYQDGLHLLMWISSFVLLIACANLANLMLVRAATRKLQTSVRSALGAPRARLVRQALTESVVLAVMGGLVSLAFAYGGTKLILHLAFQKSYVPIHATPSLPVLAFAFGVSLLTGVLFGVAPAWMTAHANPIDALRGANRSTGQGSSITQKTLVVVQAAFSLVLLCAAGLLTQSLRNMQHQNFGFDVKNRYILHIDPEMAGYKPAQMDAFYRQLHDLLAGIPGMKSVSYSLYSPMEGNNWGTGVYFEGQPPPQPGSNENNASWVRAGAGYFDTIGTKILKGREFTDADTSATRPVAVVNKTFEKKFFKDGNAIGKHFGIDQKASGTYEIVGVTEDTQYWQATSQIRPMFFLGAQQWVKYDDPDLGAFENVSHTKLNAIELHTSGYVPGLEAQVRHAIAQLNPDLTVIDFQTFAEQVEGNFNQQGMIAQLTSLFGLLALVLASIGLYGVTAYSVERRTSEIGIRMALGADRTAVLKLVLAGAFLQVVIGLAIGIPATILGGRAVANQLYGIKPYDPLVLVITTLVLLGAAFVAAVVPARRAANTEPMHALRTE from the coding sequence ATGCAGGCAATTCTGGAAGACATTCGCTATGCATTACGGCAGTTTCGTAAAGTCCCGGGATTTACCGCGACTGCGATTTTGACATTGGCGCTTGGTATTGGGGCGACGACTGCAATCTTCACTCTTGTGCATGCGGTCCTGTTGAAGTCGCTGCCGGTGGTGGATCCGAATGAATTGTGGCGGGTTGGCGATAACGAAAACTGCTGCATCAACGGTGGCATGGAGGATAACTGGTCGCTGTTTTCTTATGACCAGTACAAGATGTTTCGCGACAACAATCCTGAGTTTCGGCAGATGGCTGCTTTTCAATCGGGTGCGAACCAGATCAGTGTGCGGCGCCAGGGCAGCGATCATCCAGCAGAGAGCTTTATCAGCCAGCTCATTTCCGGCAATGCCTTTGAGACCTTCGGCATCAATGCGTACGCGGGGCGGCTGCTGCAGCCTGCTGACGATCAGAAGGGCGCGCCTCCGGTTGTGGTGATGAGCTTTCGCACCTGGCAGCAGAAGTTTGGGCAGGATCCCTCTGTCGTAGGGTCGAGTTTCATCGTTAATGGGCTGTCCTATACCGTGATTGGCATAACACCGCCGGGATACTACGGAGAACGGTTGACGGCTGAGCCGGCCTCGTTCTGGTTCCCTATATCCAGCGAGCCTCATATTGATGGCGTTATGACTGTGCTCGATCGACCGGATCTGCAATGGCTGAACATTATTGGCCGCGTGAAGCCGGGTGTGAACATCAAGCAAATTGAGCCGCGGATGCAGGTGCAGTTGCGCCAGTGGTTGATGAGTCCGGTAAGCAAGGTGGAGGAGCGATCGAAGGCTCTCATCCCGAAGCAGACACTGCATCTTGCTCCGGGCGGCGGTGGCGTGCAGCGATTGCGGGACGAGTATCAGGATGGGCTGCATCTGCTGATGTGGATCTCGTCGTTTGTACTGCTGATTGCCTGCGCTAATTTGGCTAACTTGATGCTGGTGCGCGCTGCGACGCGCAAGCTGCAGACGTCAGTGCGCTCTGCACTGGGTGCGCCGCGCGCAAGGCTTGTGCGGCAGGCTTTGACAGAAAGCGTAGTGCTCGCTGTGATGGGCGGGCTCGTGAGCCTGGCATTTGCTTATGGCGGAACGAAACTGATATTGCATCTGGCATTCCAGAAAAGCTATGTACCGATTCATGCGACGCCCTCGTTACCGGTGCTGGCATTTGCTTTTGGCGTGTCGTTGTTGACGGGAGTCTTATTCGGCGTGGCTCCGGCATGGATGACGGCGCATGCGAATCCGATTGATGCTTTACGCGGCGCGAATCGTTCGACCGGGCAGGGAAGTTCGATTACGCAGAAAACGCTTGTGGTGGTGCAGGCAGCGTTTTCGCTGGTGCTGCTCTGTGCGGCTGGATTGCTGACGCAGAGCCTGCGCAATATGCAGCATCAGAACTTCGGCTTCGATGTAAAGAATCGCTACATTCTGCACATCGATCCGGAGATGGCGGGATACAAACCGGCACAGATGGATGCCTTCTATCGTCAGCTGCATGACCTTCTGGCCGGTATCCCCGGCATGAAGAGCGTGTCTTACTCGCTCTATAGTCCGATGGAGGGCAACAACTGGGGAACTGGCGTTTATTTCGAAGGGCAACCGCCACCGCAGCCGGGAAGCAACGAGAATAACGCCTCATGGGTGAGAGCAGGCGCCGGCTATTTCGATACGATCGGCACGAAGATTCTCAAGGGGCGCGAGTTTACGGATGCGGATACCTCGGCAACGCGTCCGGTCGCTGTCGTAAACAAAACCTTTGAGAAGAAATTTTTCAAAGACGGCAATGCTATCGGCAAGCATTTTGGCATCGACCAGAAGGCTTCCGGAACGTATGAGATTGTTGGCGTGACCGAGGATACGCAGTACTGGCAGGCAACCAGCCAGATTCGCCCGATGTTCTTTCTCGGTGCGCAACAATGGGTGAAATACGACGACCCGGATCTCGGGGCATTCGAGAATGTATCGCACACGAAGTTAAATGCGATCGAGCTGCATACTTCCGGTTACGTACCTGGCCTGGAGGCGCAGGTTCGCCATGCTATCGCGCAGCTGAATCCGGATTTGACGGTGATTGATTTTCAGACGTTTGCCGAGCAGGTGGAGGGCAACTTCAACCAGCAGGGGATGATTGCGCAGCTGACGTCGCTCTTTGGATTGCTTGCGCTTGTGCTGGCGTCTATCGGTCTCTATGGCGTAACGGCGTACTCCGTGGAGCGGCGCACGAGCGAGATCGGAATTCGCATGGCGCTGGGTGCGGATCGCACGGCGGTGTTGAAGCTGGTCCTCGCGGGTGCATTTCTGCAGGTGGTTATCGGGCTCGCTATCGGTATCCCGGCAACGATTCTGGGAGGCCGGGCTGTGGCGAACCAGCTGTATGGCATCAAGCCGTATGATCCGCTGGTACTCGTAATTACGACGCTGGTGTTGCTGGGAGCGGCATTTGTGGCGGCTGTTGTCCCAGCCAGGCGGGCAGCGAATACCGAACCGATGCACGCGCTGCGGACCGAGTAA
- the der gene encoding ribosome biogenesis GTPase Der — protein sequence MSKAANGDAPVFAIVGRPNVGKSTLFNRLTGSRRSIVGDEPGITRDRIYGNVEWNGHIARLVDTGGIIPDDEALIPTEILRQARVALEEAQAIVMVVDGRTELASPDIDLARLLQKTGKPLFLAVNKIDTEALDAGAQNFRRLGIKNLVPVSSEHGHNIGDLLDEVFAVLTFPEVSEETVEAPEEEPAEGAEKDTPHRTHGEFQQHETRVAIIGRPNVGKSTLLNALTGSSRAIVSPIAGTTRDAVDEVIEHAGQQLRIVDTAGIRRKGKTHLMAEKLSVVMARKHLEAADVAILLIDATEGVTASDATIGGYAHESGRSVVIVVNKWDLVTSKRTDGKPPADRAIFEQQLRNTLKYLNYAPVLFISAVDGTNIHRVLDTVIRVAAERRKRVSTGQMNRFLERIDFQRAGVPMSKKVRIFYMTQAAVAPPTFILFTNRDVKLHFSFERFLENQIRQAFGFEGSPIWFKVRARNKEAAEK from the coding sequence ATTTCCAAAGCCGCAAACGGAGACGCTCCCGTTTTCGCCATCGTCGGACGCCCGAATGTGGGCAAGTCCACGCTTTTCAACCGCCTTACAGGTTCGCGCCGCTCCATCGTCGGCGACGAGCCCGGTATCACACGTGACCGCATCTACGGCAACGTCGAATGGAATGGCCACATTGCCCGCCTCGTTGATACTGGTGGCATCATTCCCGACGACGAAGCCCTCATCCCAACCGAAATTCTCCGTCAGGCACGCGTCGCGCTCGAAGAAGCGCAGGCCATCGTGATGGTCGTCGACGGACGCACCGAGCTAGCTTCGCCCGATATCGACCTCGCTCGTCTGCTGCAAAAGACCGGCAAACCGCTTTTTCTCGCAGTAAATAAGATCGACACCGAAGCCCTCGACGCTGGAGCCCAGAACTTCCGCCGTCTTGGAATCAAGAATCTCGTCCCCGTTTCATCCGAACATGGACACAACATTGGCGACTTGCTCGATGAGGTCTTCGCCGTGCTGACGTTTCCCGAAGTGTCTGAGGAAACAGTTGAAGCACCCGAGGAAGAACCAGCAGAAGGGGCCGAAAAAGATACGCCTCACCGCACCCACGGCGAATTCCAGCAACACGAAACGCGCGTTGCCATCATCGGACGACCGAATGTCGGCAAATCAACACTGCTCAATGCATTGACTGGATCATCCCGCGCCATCGTCTCTCCCATCGCCGGCACGACTCGCGACGCCGTGGACGAAGTCATCGAACATGCTGGCCAGCAACTCCGCATCGTCGATACTGCCGGCATTCGCCGCAAGGGCAAGACGCACCTGATGGCGGAAAAACTGTCAGTAGTCATGGCCCGCAAGCACCTCGAAGCCGCCGACGTGGCCATCCTTCTCATCGATGCAACCGAAGGTGTTACGGCATCCGACGCGACCATCGGCGGCTACGCGCACGAGAGTGGTCGTTCCGTCGTCATCGTGGTGAACAAGTGGGATCTGGTGACATCGAAGCGAACAGATGGCAAGCCGCCAGCCGATCGGGCCATCTTTGAACAACAGCTTCGCAATACTCTCAAATACTTGAACTACGCGCCTGTTCTCTTCATCTCCGCCGTAGATGGCACGAACATACACCGCGTTCTCGATACAGTCATTCGCGTCGCTGCAGAGCGCCGCAAGCGTGTTTCAACGGGGCAGATGAACCGCTTCCTGGAACGGATTGATTTCCAGCGTGCCGGCGTTCCCATGTCAAAGAAAGTCCGCATCTTCTACATGACGCAAGCAGCAGTGGCGCCACCCACGTTTATTCTCTTCACCAATCGCGACGTGAAGCTCCACTTCTCCTTCGAGCGTTTCCTCGAAAATCAGATCCGGCAAGCCTTCGGCTTTGAAGGCTCACCAATTTGGTTCAAAGTGCGCGCGCGAAACAAGGAGGCGGCAGAAAAATAG
- a CDS encoding ATP-dependent DNA helicase, translating into MASVTQTASSLPSLYDFFAPGGVLSRSSLPYEFRKGQLEMAQAVERALKEHKHLIVEAGTGTGKTLAYLLPALRTGQRSIISTGTKNLQEQLFFKDVPFLESLLGPLRVCYMKGRANYLCRHKLYALRDQPILNGLEEIEQYRAIAEWEKTTETGDRAEIDSLPETSAVWAKLDARSDACLGQSCPNYERCFITEMRRKAAESDVVIVNHHLFFADLAIKRQAKAAPDAGVLPEAAAVIFDEAHELEDVASSYFGISLSNVRFEELARDLETMLRAKQALSSGLQSASQLLRERSRMFFGALPMSAHGEGRMQFGNREEFLETQGDLYIALLNSLHRMEGELEHVRGVEEAPGLKKRTTDIREHLKFLMEADDRNTVFWLERRNAGRTREAGRNTYLQATPIDVSQLLSELLFENFPSVILTSATLTVQGGFEHIRKRVGMQDARELVVPSHFKYGEQALLYLPPEMPDPRDATFQDQAIKQIRRVLELSEGRAFCLFTSYQQMRDVYERLLMELPYPLLLQGTAPRKALLEEFRATPNAVLFGTSSFWQGVDVQGEALSCVIIDRLPFAVPTDPVVQARMRAIEDGGGSPFFEYQVPSAVITLKQGFGRLIRSLEDRGVLVLLDPRIQRQRYGRIFLDSLPPYRVTQDITAVSEFFAED; encoded by the coding sequence TTGGCCTCCGTTACTCAAACTGCGTCCTCGCTGCCTTCACTCTACGACTTCTTCGCACCGGGAGGCGTGCTGTCACGTTCGAGCCTGCCCTATGAGTTCCGCAAGGGACAGCTTGAAATGGCGCAAGCTGTGGAGCGTGCTCTGAAGGAGCATAAGCACCTGATCGTAGAGGCGGGAACGGGGACGGGTAAGACGCTGGCGTATCTGCTGCCGGCGCTGCGGACTGGGCAGCGTTCGATCATTTCGACGGGCACGAAGAATCTTCAGGAACAGCTTTTCTTTAAGGATGTCCCATTTCTCGAATCGCTGCTTGGGCCGTTGCGCGTTTGCTACATGAAAGGACGCGCAAATTATTTATGCAGGCACAAACTGTACGCGCTGCGCGACCAGCCGATTCTGAACGGTCTGGAAGAAATAGAGCAATACAGAGCGATCGCCGAATGGGAAAAAACAACTGAGACCGGGGATCGCGCCGAGATTGATTCCCTGCCGGAGACGAGCGCTGTGTGGGCAAAGCTCGATGCGCGTAGCGATGCCTGCCTGGGACAGAGCTGTCCGAATTATGAACGATGCTTCATAACCGAGATGCGGCGCAAGGCGGCTGAGAGCGATGTGGTCATCGTGAATCACCATCTCTTCTTTGCCGATCTCGCGATTAAACGGCAAGCCAAAGCCGCTCCCGATGCCGGAGTTCTGCCAGAGGCGGCTGCGGTGATCTTCGATGAAGCGCACGAGTTGGAAGATGTCGCGTCGAGTTACTTCGGCATCAGCTTGAGCAACGTGCGGTTCGAAGAGTTGGCGCGCGATCTGGAAACCATGCTTCGCGCGAAACAGGCTTTGAGCAGCGGCTTGCAATCGGCCTCACAGCTTCTCCGCGAGCGCTCGCGGATGTTCTTTGGCGCGCTGCCGATGAGCGCGCATGGCGAAGGGCGCATGCAGTTTGGCAATCGCGAAGAATTTCTTGAGACCCAGGGTGATCTTTATATCGCGCTGCTTAACTCATTGCACCGCATGGAAGGCGAACTGGAGCATGTGCGCGGAGTGGAAGAAGCTCCAGGGTTGAAGAAACGCACGACGGATATTCGCGAGCACCTTAAGTTTTTGATGGAGGCGGATGATCGGAACACGGTCTTTTGGCTTGAAAGGCGAAACGCGGGACGAACGCGGGAAGCAGGTCGTAATACCTATCTGCAGGCCACACCGATTGATGTGTCGCAGCTTCTGAGCGAACTCCTATTCGAGAATTTTCCCAGCGTGATTCTGACTTCAGCAACGCTGACTGTGCAGGGAGGGTTTGAACACATTCGGAAACGGGTGGGCATGCAGGATGCGCGCGAGCTGGTTGTGCCCTCGCATTTCAAATACGGCGAGCAGGCACTGCTGTACCTTCCTCCAGAGATGCCGGATCCGCGCGATGCAACTTTTCAGGATCAAGCGATAAAGCAGATTCGCCGCGTGCTTGAACTGTCTGAAGGACGGGCGTTTTGCCTGTTTACGAGTTATCAGCAGATGCGCGATGTCTATGAACGGCTCCTCATGGAGCTGCCGTACCCGCTACTGTTACAAGGCACTGCGCCACGCAAGGCGTTGCTTGAGGAATTCCGTGCAACGCCAAATGCGGTGCTCTTTGGCACATCGAGCTTTTGGCAAGGTGTAGATGTGCAGGGCGAGGCGTTGAGCTGCGTCATTATTGACCGTTTGCCGTTTGCCGTGCCGACTGATCCAGTGGTGCAGGCTCGCATGCGAGCGATTGAAGACGGCGGCGGCAGCCCCTTTTTCGAGTACCAAGTGCCATCGGCGGTCATTACGCTGAAGCAGGGATTCGGGCGACTGATCCGATCACTGGAAGATCGCGGCGTGCTGGTGCTGCTTGATCCGCGCATTCAGCGACAGCGCTATGGCCGTATCTTTCTGGATAGTCTGCCGCCTTATCGAGTTACCCAGGATATTACTGCGGTCAGCGAGTTCTTTGCGGAGGACTAG
- a CDS encoding lytic transglycosylase F encodes MAFHDPMALYRTLFVVLSIGCFAVSGCGKKQVPAAPEQTPKQEDSRALVPSENAASGGSGALVLPAGFGKRTGDLDEMVKERSIRALVIVNPIGFFYQAGRPQGIQYEALQEFEKFINEKENTGKLPVKVVFLPMRPDQLESALTQGLGDIIAQGIVITPEREQRVAFSVPIQKDVAQVVVTGPALANVSSFDDLAGKSIYVNPLTTYYDNLKKVSDAQQKAGKQPLTIKAADNNLFDDDLIEMVNAGLIPATVTIKPRADLWAQVLPNIKSHPELVVASGLDIGWVMRKNNPQLKQAVDEFAQTHVVGTSFGNTLLRRYLQNTKWITNSTSAEELQKFNSYIEFFKKYAAEYNFDYLMLAAQGYQESLFDQDKKSHVGAVGVMQVIPKLAAANPIDIPNVGNADGNIHAGVKMLRNIADTYFNDPGIDPLNKTLFVFASYNAGPNRIVRLRKKAQDDGLDPNKWFGNVELEVAKEVGQETVTYVGNIYKYYVAYKLTSEQKQQQPQAPATK; translated from the coding sequence GTGGCATTTCATGATCCCATGGCTCTGTATCGCACACTGTTCGTTGTGCTCTCCATTGGATGCTTTGCCGTTTCAGGCTGCGGTAAGAAGCAGGTTCCTGCCGCTCCGGAACAAACTCCCAAGCAGGAAGATTCCCGTGCACTGGTTCCGAGCGAGAATGCGGCGTCCGGGGGTTCTGGCGCCCTGGTGTTGCCTGCGGGCTTTGGAAAGCGAACCGGTGATCTGGACGAGATGGTGAAGGAGCGCAGTATTCGCGCGCTGGTTATCGTGAATCCGATTGGCTTCTTCTACCAGGCTGGGCGTCCGCAGGGAATCCAATATGAGGCTCTGCAGGAGTTCGAGAAGTTCATTAACGAGAAGGAGAATACGGGTAAGTTGCCGGTGAAGGTGGTCTTCCTTCCGATGCGGCCAGACCAACTTGAATCTGCTCTTACTCAGGGACTCGGCGACATTATCGCTCAGGGTATTGTGATTACGCCGGAGCGCGAGCAGCGCGTCGCTTTTTCGGTTCCGATCCAGAAGGACGTTGCGCAGGTGGTGGTCACTGGACCAGCTTTGGCGAATGTATCGAGCTTCGATGACCTTGCGGGCAAGTCGATCTATGTCAATCCACTGACGACTTACTACGACAATCTCAAGAAGGTAAGCGATGCGCAGCAGAAGGCGGGGAAACAGCCGCTGACGATCAAGGCTGCGGACAATAACCTATTCGACGACGATCTGATTGAGATGGTGAATGCTGGATTGATTCCGGCGACCGTGACGATCAAACCCAGAGCTGATCTTTGGGCGCAGGTACTACCGAATATCAAGTCGCATCCGGAGCTGGTGGTTGCGAGCGGTCTCGACATTGGCTGGGTGATGCGCAAGAACAATCCACAGTTGAAGCAGGCGGTGGATGAGTTTGCTCAAACCCACGTTGTAGGTACATCTTTTGGTAATACGCTTCTGCGGCGCTATTTGCAAAACACGAAGTGGATCACAAACTCGACTTCGGCGGAAGAGCTGCAGAAGTTTAACTCGTATATCGAATTCTTCAAGAAATACGCGGCTGAATATAACTTCGACTACCTGATGTTGGCGGCGCAGGGTTACCAGGAGTCTCTGTTCGATCAAGACAAGAAGAGTCATGTTGGCGCGGTCGGCGTGATGCAGGTGATTCCGAAGCTGGCGGCGGCCAATCCTATCGATATTCCGAATGTCGGCAATGCAGACGGCAACATTCATGCCGGAGTGAAGATGCTGCGCAATATTGCTGATACCTATTTCAACGATCCGGGAATCGATCCTCTGAATAAAACCCTTTTTGTTTTTGCCAGTTACAACGCTGGTCCGAATCGTATTGTGCGTCTGCGCAAGAAGGCGCAGGATGATGGGCTCGATCCGAACAAGTGGTTTGGCAATGTTGAGCTGGAAGTTGCCAAAGAGGTCGGACAGGAGACCGTCACTTATGTGGGCAATATCTATAAGTACTATGTCGCTTACAAGCTAACTTCTGAGCAGAAGCAGCAGCAGCCGCAGGCACCAGCTACCAAGTAA